CGGGTTTTACATCACCGCCCATCCACTCACCCGATACGAAGCGACACTCAAAGCCCTCTCGACAGCCACGACCGTCGGCTTGTCGGACGTGTCCGACGGGAAAGAAGTCAGAATCTGCGGCATCATCGCCTCGGTCAAATCGATGATTACGAAAAAAGGCGATCGGATGGCCTATCTGAACGTCGAAGATCTTCACGGGACGGTCGAAGTCATTGCCTTCCCCGATCTCTTTAAAACAGCCGGCGAGCTGATTGCGCCGGAGCGGCTGGTGCGCATCACCGGCACCATCGATCGCGGGGACAAAGGCACCAAGCTGCGCGGCGTGAAGATCGAGCCGCTCGCCGAGGTGCAGACGCAGTCAATCAAGCGCGTACAGATCAGATTGTCGAATCGATCGGAGACCACCGATCAACTACCGAAACTGCGCGACATTTTCACGCGCTATCCGGGCAACACCACCGTGTCGCTGACGTTGTCTATGGAAAATGCCCTGGAAGCCGATACGGTCCCTCTGCCGAACCATACGATTTCACCCAGCGAATATTTCGTAGCAGACGTCGAAGAAGTGCTAGGCAAAGGGGCCCTCTCTTTGCTATCTTAGTGTACGTAATTGGGGGTATGCCTCCATAGGATTCACCCTGGAATACCGAGCTCCATGCGCGACTATCTCGAATTTGAAAAGCCTGTTCGCGAGATCGAAGAAAAGATCGAAAAGTTAGCGGCGGCCAATTCAGGCAAGGCCTCCACGCAGGAAGAAATCAGGAAGTTGCGCGGAAAACTTGCGCAAGTCGAGCATCAGCTCTATAGCACATTGACCCCCTGGCAGCGGACCCAACTCGCCCGCCACCCTCAGCGCCCCAGCACACTCGATTACATCAGCGAGCTCAGCCGCGGATTTTTGGAACTCCATGGGGATCGCTCATTCGGAGACGACCGAGCCATTGTCGGGGGATTTGCCAAGTTCAACGACCGGACGGTCATGATCATCGGCCACCAGAAGGGCAAGACACTGAAGGAACGCATGCAGCGAAACTTCGGCATGCCCAATCCTGAAGGCTATCGGAAAGCGTTGCGTCTGATGCGATTGGCAGAAAAGTTCGGCCATCCCATCCTGACCTTCATCGATACCCCGGGAGCTTACCCTGGGATCGGCGCAGAAGAGCGCGGACAGGCGGAAGCGATCGCCAGAAATCTTTTGGTGATGTCACGCCTGAAAGTCCCGATTCTGTCCGTCGTGATCGGCGAAGGCGGAAGCGGCGGCGCACTGGCGCTCGGAGTCTCAGACCGCGTTCTCATGCTGGAACATTCGGTCTATTCGGTGATTTCTCCGGAAGGATGCGCGGCTATTCTCTGGGACAACCCCGCTAAGGTTCCGGATGCGGCCATGGCCCTTAAGATCACGGCCCAGGATCTGATGGGTCTCGGCGTGATCGATGAAATTATTCCAGAGCCCTTAGGCGGAGCGCACCGCGAACCCAAGGCCGTCTGCGACCGGGTAGCCAAAGCCCTCACCAATCAACTGTTCCAACTGCTCGATCTCCCGCACAACGAACTCCTGAACCAGCGCGATCTCAAATTCCGCAAGATGGGCGCCGTTGAAGGACTAGTCGCGCAGGCGTAACCCGCAACAATGCTCTATTCCAGCAAGCCCGTGCTTTTTAATCGCTGGTGAATTGCCGCCTGCATGGCTGAGGCCACTTCCGTTCGGCAGGCATCCAAACTCGAATCTTGCAGATAGCGATCCACCGTCCGCGGCAGTTTTTTCCACCAGGCCTTCGCTGAGATCCGCGCCTGATCCGCTTCAACACCACCCCCAACAAGCAGCTTTCGAATCTCCTGTTCAAAGAATGCGACGTGGGTTTCCTCGTCGTCCACGATGGACTGCATGTCCGGACGCAATCCAACCAGCAGCTTCGCAAACTCCAGCCCCAGCGCTTCGTATCCGAACAACAGCACGGCCAATGACGGCCACTGGTGCGGCACCGTCGGCAACACCTCACGCCCCCAGGACTGATAGCCCACCAGCGTTTCAAAATGTTTTAAATGCTCTTCCTCATCGGCTTCGTGCTGCTTGAGAAAGGCCAAAACATTCGCCGGCACATCGCGCAACTGCGCCGCCCGCACAGCCCACAGAGCCATGGCCTCGGCTTTCAAGAAACGTTCGAGAATCGGCCGCTCGCTACTAGGAGGAATGGTCATCGACACACTGGCAGCAAGAATGAGGTTGAACGATCTGACGCAATACCGAACCGGTTGCACAGAGACACGACACTGAGTAGGATGCCCACGCGCTCACCTCTGCCTTGTCGAAAGGACACCCACATGCCGTCAGACACTCCACATTTCGCACCCATGATTCTTTCCTTCGCACTGCTCGCGGGATGCGCATCCATGGGAAATCCCCCTGACGATCTGATGAAGCATGTCCCGCTGATCGAAATCGGAAAACCGGAACCAGCCGACAAAAATTACATCCTCTACATTCCAGGAGGCAAGACCATCCCTGTTCAGCTGGCGGTGAAAGGCCCCCTCGTCGTCAATCCTGGAGAAGCCACCACTCGCATCCAACTAACCCAGAGCCTCTACATTTATAAGGAATGGTCCAGCCTCGACGGAAGGAACTGGACCCATCAAGCCTTTCAAGGGCGAGTCTCGATTGGCCTGGCCCCACAGGGAGGCATCGTCGAAGTTTTCGTGAGCCGACCGGATTAACGCGGCTTCAACCATTCCACCGCCCCTGCTCCGGCTGCGCGGCCACTGGCAAAACAGGCCGTCAAGAGA
The window above is part of the Nitrospira lenta genome. Proteins encoded here:
- a CDS encoding acetyl-CoA carboxylase carboxyltransferase subunit alpha, translated to MRDYLEFEKPVREIEEKIEKLAAANSGKASTQEEIRKLRGKLAQVEHQLYSTLTPWQRTQLARHPQRPSTLDYISELSRGFLELHGDRSFGDDRAIVGGFAKFNDRTVMIIGHQKGKTLKERMQRNFGMPNPEGYRKALRLMRLAEKFGHPILTFIDTPGAYPGIGAEERGQAEAIARNLLVMSRLKVPILSVVIGEGGSGGALALGVSDRVLMLEHSVYSVISPEGCAAILWDNPAKVPDAAMALKITAQDLMGLGVIDEIIPEPLGGAHREPKAVCDRVAKALTNQLFQLLDLPHNELLNQRDLKFRKMGAVEGLVAQA